One Miscanthus floridulus cultivar M001 chromosome 11, ASM1932011v1, whole genome shotgun sequence DNA window includes the following coding sequences:
- the LOC136493099 gene encoding probable inactive receptor kinase RLK902 encodes MLPPRAAAVLLLLLALAAGAARGADDLASDTAALQAFLAPFGSATVSWNSSQPTCSWTGIVCTGSRVTEIHLPGEGLRGALPVGPLGELTKLAVLSLRYNALSGTLPRDLASCVELRVINLQSNLLSGELPAEVLALPALTQLNLAENRFSGRISPAIAKNGRLQLLFLDGNRLTGELPNVSMPSLTSFNVSFNNLSGEIPTNFGGMPATSFLGMPLCGKPLPPCRAPSSEAPSSQSPTLPPEAPAPTTDSRRRGRHHLAGGAIAGIVIGCAFGFLLIAAVLVLACGALRREPRPTYRNHDAVAAELALHSKEAMSPNGYTPRVSDARPPLPSVPPAAAAGRKKLLFFGRIPRPYDLEDLLRASAEVLGKGTYGTTYKAAIESGPVMAVKRLKETSLPEREFRDKVAAIGGIDHPNVVPLQAYYFSKDEKLMVYEFVAMGSLSSMLHGNRGSGRSPLSWESRRRIALATARGLEYIHATGSMVTHGNIKSSNILLSRSVDARVADHGLAHLVGPAGAPTTRVSGYRAPEVVADPRRVSQKADVYSFGVLLLELLTGKAPTHAVLHDEGVDLPRWARSVVEEEWTSEVFDTELLRHPGAEEEMVEMLRLAMDCTEPAPDQRPAMPEIVARIETLGGMASASTAARSGRSASLDEADDRPLRTTGSIRQS; translated from the exons ATGCTcccgccgcgcgccgccgccgtgctgctgctgctgctggccctGGCGGCCGGCGCGGCCCGGGGCGCCGACGACCTGGCCTCGGACACCGCGGCGCTGCAGGCCTTCCTCGCGCCGTTCGGGTCGGCGACCGTGTCGTGGAACTCGTCCCAGCCGACCTGCTCCTGGACGGGCATCGTCTGCACCGGGAGCCGCGTCACGGAGATCCACCTGCCCGGGGAAGGCCTCCGGGGCGCTCTCCCCGTCGGCCCGCTCGGCGAGCTCACCAAGCTCGCCGTGCTGTCGCTGCGGTACAACGCGCTCTCCGGCACGCTGCCTCGGGACCTGGCCTCCTGCGTCGAGCTCCGGGTGATCAACTTGCAGTCCAACCTCCTCTCCGGCGAGCTCCCCGCGGAGGTGCTGGCGCTGCCGGCGTTGACGCAGCTCAACCTCGCGGAGAACCGCTTCTCGGGGAGGATATCGCCGGCCATTGCCAAGAACGGGCGGCTGCAGCTGCTCTTCCTGGACGGCAACCGCCTCACCGGTGAGCTGCCGAATGTCAGCATGCCGTCGCTCACCTCGTTCAACGTCTCCTTCAACAACCTCAGCGGCGAGATACCCACGAACTTCGGCGGCATGCCGGCCACGTCTTTCCTCGGCATGCCGTTGTGCGGCAAGCCCCTCCCACCGTGCCGAGCGCCGAGTTCCGAAGCGCCGTCCTCTCAGTCTCCCACGCTCCCGCCCGAAGCACCGGCCCCGACGACTGACAGCCGCAGACGAGGCAGGCATCACCTCGCCGGCGGCGCCATCGCTGGCATTGTGATTGGCTGCGCCTTTGGCTTCCTGCTCATCGCGGCCGTCCTCGTCCTCGCGTGTGGCGCGCTGCGCCGGGAGCCGAGACCAACCTACCGCAACCATGACGCCGTTGCGGCGGAGCTGGCCCTGCACAGCAAAGAGGCAATGAGCCCCAACGGCTACACTCCACGCGTCTCAGACGCGCGACCGCCGCTGCCTTCAGTCCCACCAGCCGCAGCCGCGGGACGGAAGAAGCTTCTCTTCTTCGGTAGGATTCCTCGGCCCTACGACCTCGAGGACCTGCTGCGCGCGTCCGCCGAGGTTCTTGGCAAGGGCACGTACGGCACCACGTACAAGGCCGCGATCGAGTCTGGGCCGGTCATGGCGGTGAAGCGCCTCAAAGAGACCTCGTTGCCGGAGCGCGAGTTCCGGGACAAGGTCGCGGCCATCGGCGGGATCGACCATCCCAACGTCGTGCCCCTGCAGGCCTATTACTTCAGCAAGGACGAGAAGCTCATGGTGTACGAGTTCGTGGCCATGGGCAGCCTTTCCTCCATGCTTCACG GCAACCGCGGCTCCGGCCGGTCGCCGCTGAGCTGGGAGTCGAGGAGGCGCATCGCGCTGGCCACGGCGCGCGGCCTCGAGTACATCCACGCGACGGGCTCCATGGTGACGCACGGCAACATCAAGTCCTCCAACATCCTCCTCAGCCGCTCCGTGGACGCGCGCGTGGCCGACCACGGGCTCGCGCACCTCGTCGGCCCCGCGGGCGCGCCGACGACCCGCGTCTCGGGGTACCGCGCGCCCGAGGTGGTGGCGGACCCGCGCCGGGTATCGCAGAAGGccgacgtgtacagcttcggcgtgTTGCTCCTGGAGCTGCTGACGGGGAAGGCGCCGACGCACGCGGTGCTGCACGACGAGGGCGTGGACCTCCCGCGGTGGGCGCGCTCCGTGGTGGAGGAGGAGTGGACGTCCGAGGTGTTCGACACGGAGCTGCTCAGGCACCCGGGCGCCGAggaggagatggtggagatgctgCGGCTGGCCATGGACTGCACCGAGCCCGCCCCGGACCAGCGGCCGGCGATGCCCGAGATCGTGGCGCGCATCGAGACGCTCGGCGGCATGGCGTCGGCGTCGACGGCGGCGCGGTCCGGCCGGAGCGCGTCCTTGGACGAGGCGGACGACCGGCCGCTGAGGACCACCGGATCGATCCGCCAGAGCTGA